The proteins below are encoded in one region of Pangasianodon hypophthalmus isolate fPanHyp1 chromosome 6, fPanHyp1.pri, whole genome shotgun sequence:
- the aars1 gene encoding alanine--tRNA ligase, cytoplasmic isoform X2: MDTSLTAAQIREKFINFFRRYEHQYVHSSSTIPLDDPTLLFANAGMNQFKPIFLNTIDPSHPMARLKRAANTQKCIRAGGKHNDLDDVGKDVYHHTFFEMLGSWSFGDYFKQLACKMALELLTQEFGIPLERLYFTYFGGHAEAGLDCDNECKQIWLDLGVAEERILPGNMKDNFWEMGDTGPCGPCSEIHYDRIGGRDAAHLVNMDDPNVLEIWNLVFIQFNRESETELKPLPKKSIDTGMGLERLVSVLQNKMSNYDTDLFVPYFEAIQKGTGARPYTGKVGSEDQDGIDMAYRVLADHARTITIALSDGGRPDNTGRGYVLRRILRRAVRYAHEKLGAQKGFFASLVDVVVQSLGHAFPELKKDPDTVKDVINEEEMQFLKTLSRGRRILDRKIQNLGDSKTLPGDTAWLLYDTYGFPLDLTVLIAEEKGMGVDLAAFEEEKKAAQLKSQGKGAGDEDHIMLDIYAIEELRNKGVPVTDDTPKYRYTSDDKGNYAFEQAVGTVLALRRERAFVDEVNTGQECGVLLDQTSFYAEQGGQTFDEGYMLRENDSTEDRMEFTVKNTQVRGGYVLHVGTVYGMLKVGDRLTLHVDEARRRPIMSNHTSTHILNFALRSVLGEADQRGSLVAPDRLRFDFTAKGAMSTEEVHRTEEIATAMIKDAKPVYAKDASLAAAKAIQGLRAVFDETYPDPVRVVSIGIPVEDLLADPNSTAGSLTSIEFCGGTHLQNSSHAAQFVIVSEEAIAKGIRRIVAVTGAEAQKAQRKADALRQALSAMAEKVKGQTAPNKDIQKEIADLSETLGTAVISQWQKDEMREALKGLKKIMDDLDRSSKADVQKRVLEKTKEVIDGNPNQPLLVMEMESGASAKALNESLKLLKTQSPQTAAMLFAVDNEAGKIICLCQVPQEVANQGLKANEWVQEVCPLLDGKGGGKDMSAQATGKNTQSVQEALKLARQFAQLKLGQN, encoded by the exons ATGGACACTTCACTGACTGCCGCTCAGATCCGTGAGAAGTTCATTAACTTCTTCCGTCGCTACGAGCATCAGTATGTGCACTCGTCCTCCACCATTCCCCTGGATGACCCAACCCTTCTCTTTGCCAATGCTGGCATGAACCAG TTCAAACCTATCTTCCTAAACACGATCGACCCATCCCACCCCATGGCCAGACTGAAGCGTGCTGCCAACACCCAGAAGTGCATCCGTGCTGGTGGTAAACATAACGACCTGGATGACGTGGGCAAAGATGTGTACCACCACACCTTCTTTGAGATGTTGGGCTCCTGGTCCTTTGGAGATTACTTTAAA CAATTGGCCTGTAAGATGGCTCTGGAGTTGTTGACCCAGGAGTTCGGGATCCCTCTCGAGCGCTTGTATTTCACCTACTTTGGAGGACATGCTGAAGCAGGCCTTGATTGTGACAATGAGTGCAAGCAGATCTGGCTTGACCTAGG GGTGGCAGAGGAGCGTATCCTGCCAGGTAATATGAAAGACAATTTCTGGGAGATGGGAGACACTGGTCCCTGTGGGCCCTGCAGTGAGATCCACTACGACCGCATTGGAGGCAGAGACGCTGCACACCTCGTCAACATGGACGACCCTAATGTGCTGGAGATCTGGAATCTGGTGTTTATCCAGTTCAACAG AGAGTCCGAGACAGAGCTGAAGCCTCTTCCTAAGAAGAGCATTGATACTGGAATGGGGCTGGAGCGACTGGTCTCTGTTCTGCAGAATAAGATGTCAAACTATGACACAGACCTCTTCGTTCCTTACTTTGAAGCTATCCAGAAG GGCACAGGAGCCAGGCCTTACACTGGCAAAGTTGGATCAGAAGACCAAGATGGCATTGACATGGCATATCGAGTCCTCGCTGACCACGCCCGCACCATCACTATTGCTCTGTCTGACGGTGGTCGACCTGACAACACTGGAAGGGG atacgTGTTGAGAAGGATCCTGCGACGTGCTGTTCGGTACGCTCATGAGAAGCTGGGTGCTCAGAAGGGCTTCTTCGCCTCTCTGGTGGATGTGGTGGTGCAGTCACTG GGACATGCTTTCCCTGAGCTGAAGAAAGACCCAGACACAGTGAAGGATGTCATTAATGAAGAGGAAATGCAGTTTCTTAAGACTCTCAGCAGAGGGCGACGCATCCTGGACAGGAAGATCCAAAACCTTGGAGACAGCAAGACTCTTCCAG GGGACACTGCCTGGCTGCTGTACGATACCTACGGCTTCCCTCTGGATCTGACTGTCCTCATTGCAGAGGAGAAAGGCATGGGAGTGGACCTAGCTGCGtttgaggaggagaagaaagctGCACAG CTGAAGTCCCAAGGCAAAGGTGCTGGAGATGAGGACCACATCATGCTGGACATCTATGCCATTGAGGAGCTGAGAAACAAAGGAGTCCCTGTCACCGACGACACACCGAAATACCGCTATACCTCTGATGACAAGGGCAACTACG cGTTTGAGCAGGCCGTTGGCACAGTGCTTGCTCTGAGGCGTGAGCGTGCATTCGTGGATGAGGTGAACACAGGGCAGGAGTGTGGTGTGCTGCTTGATCAGACATCTTTCTATGCTGAGCAGGGAGGTCAGACCTTCGATGAGGGATACATGCTGCGCGAGAACGACTCCACAGAGGAC AGGATGGAGTTCACGGTGAAGAACACTCAGGTGCGTGGAGGCTACGTGCTGCATGTCGGAACTGTGTATGGCATGCTGAAGGTTGGAGACCGTCTCACTCTACATGTCGATGAG GCTCGCCGCAGGCCCATCATGAGTAACCACACTTCCACCCACATCCTGAACTTTGCCTTGAGGTCTGTGCTTGGTGAAGCGGATCAGCGTGGTTCCCTTGTGGCACCGGACCGCCTGCGCTTTGACTTTACTGCCAAGGGAGCTATGAGCACAGAGGAGGTGCACCGCACTGAGGAAATCGCCACCGCCATGATAAAGGATGCCAAG CCAGTGTACGCCAAGGACGCCTCACTTGCAGCTGCCAAGGCCATCCAGGGCCTGCGTGCTGTCTTTGACGAGACATATCCAGACCCTGTGAGAGTTGTGTCCATCGGCATCCCTGTGGAGGATCTGCTGGCCGACCCCAACAGCACTGCAGGCTCTCTCACCTCCATTGAGTTCTGTGGTGGAAC GCACCTGCAGAACTCGAGTCATGCTGCCCAGTTTGTGATCGTGTCCGAGGAGGCCATCGCTAAGGGGATCAGGCGAATCGTGGCTGTGACTGGAGCAGAGGCTCAGAAG GCTCAGAGGAAAGCTGATGCTCTGCGTCAGGCCCTGTCTGCCATGGCTGAGAAAGTGAAAGGTCAGACTGCTCCCAATAAAGACATCCAGAAGGAAATAGCAGACCTGAGTGAG ACCTTAGGAACTGCAGTGATCTCCCAGTGGCAGAAAGACGAGATGAGGGAGGCTCTGAAGGGCTTGAAGAAGATCATGGATGACCTGGACCGTAGCAGCAAAGCTGACGTGCAGAAGAgg GTTCTTGAGAAGACGAAAGAGGTCATCGACGGCAACCCCAACCAGCCTCTTCTCGTCATGGAGATGGAGAGTGGAGCTAGTGCAAAG GCTCTGAATGAGTCCCTGAAGCTGCTGAAGACTCAGTCCCCTCAGACTGCTGCCATGCTTTTTGCTGTGGACAATGAAGCGGGCAAGATTATCTGCCTCTGCCAAGTGCCGCAG GAGGTTGCAAATCAGGGCTTAAAAGCAAACGAGTGGGTTCAGGAAGTATGCCCACTGCTAGATGGAAAAGGAGGCGGGAAAGACATGTCTGCTCAGGCCACAGGCAAAAACACGCAGAGCGTCCAGGAGGCCCTGAAGCTGGCCAGACAATTTGCCCAACTCAAACTGGGACAAAACTAG
- the aars1 gene encoding alanine--tRNA ligase, cytoplasmic isoform X1 has product MALHLAFFCAKAFTWWQSSSNNPSSMDTSLTAAQIREKFINFFRRYEHQYVHSSSTIPLDDPTLLFANAGMNQFKPIFLNTIDPSHPMARLKRAANTQKCIRAGGKHNDLDDVGKDVYHHTFFEMLGSWSFGDYFKQLACKMALELLTQEFGIPLERLYFTYFGGHAEAGLDCDNECKQIWLDLGVAEERILPGNMKDNFWEMGDTGPCGPCSEIHYDRIGGRDAAHLVNMDDPNVLEIWNLVFIQFNRESETELKPLPKKSIDTGMGLERLVSVLQNKMSNYDTDLFVPYFEAIQKGTGARPYTGKVGSEDQDGIDMAYRVLADHARTITIALSDGGRPDNTGRGYVLRRILRRAVRYAHEKLGAQKGFFASLVDVVVQSLGHAFPELKKDPDTVKDVINEEEMQFLKTLSRGRRILDRKIQNLGDSKTLPGDTAWLLYDTYGFPLDLTVLIAEEKGMGVDLAAFEEEKKAAQLKSQGKGAGDEDHIMLDIYAIEELRNKGVPVTDDTPKYRYTSDDKGNYAFEQAVGTVLALRRERAFVDEVNTGQECGVLLDQTSFYAEQGGQTFDEGYMLRENDSTEDRMEFTVKNTQVRGGYVLHVGTVYGMLKVGDRLTLHVDEARRRPIMSNHTSTHILNFALRSVLGEADQRGSLVAPDRLRFDFTAKGAMSTEEVHRTEEIATAMIKDAKPVYAKDASLAAAKAIQGLRAVFDETYPDPVRVVSIGIPVEDLLADPNSTAGSLTSIEFCGGTHLQNSSHAAQFVIVSEEAIAKGIRRIVAVTGAEAQKAQRKADALRQALSAMAEKVKGQTAPNKDIQKEIADLSETLGTAVISQWQKDEMREALKGLKKIMDDLDRSSKADVQKRVLEKTKEVIDGNPNQPLLVMEMESGASAKALNESLKLLKTQSPQTAAMLFAVDNEAGKIICLCQVPQEVANQGLKANEWVQEVCPLLDGKGGGKDMSAQATGKNTQSVQEALKLARQFAQLKLGQN; this is encoded by the exons ATGGCTCTCCATCTCGCTTTTTTCTGTGCCAAAGCATTTACATGGTGGCAG TCTTCTTCGAACAACCCATCCAGCATGGACACTTCACTGACTGCCGCTCAGATCCGTGAGAAGTTCATTAACTTCTTCCGTCGCTACGAGCATCAGTATGTGCACTCGTCCTCCACCATTCCCCTGGATGACCCAACCCTTCTCTTTGCCAATGCTGGCATGAACCAG TTCAAACCTATCTTCCTAAACACGATCGACCCATCCCACCCCATGGCCAGACTGAAGCGTGCTGCCAACACCCAGAAGTGCATCCGTGCTGGTGGTAAACATAACGACCTGGATGACGTGGGCAAAGATGTGTACCACCACACCTTCTTTGAGATGTTGGGCTCCTGGTCCTTTGGAGATTACTTTAAA CAATTGGCCTGTAAGATGGCTCTGGAGTTGTTGACCCAGGAGTTCGGGATCCCTCTCGAGCGCTTGTATTTCACCTACTTTGGAGGACATGCTGAAGCAGGCCTTGATTGTGACAATGAGTGCAAGCAGATCTGGCTTGACCTAGG GGTGGCAGAGGAGCGTATCCTGCCAGGTAATATGAAAGACAATTTCTGGGAGATGGGAGACACTGGTCCCTGTGGGCCCTGCAGTGAGATCCACTACGACCGCATTGGAGGCAGAGACGCTGCACACCTCGTCAACATGGACGACCCTAATGTGCTGGAGATCTGGAATCTGGTGTTTATCCAGTTCAACAG AGAGTCCGAGACAGAGCTGAAGCCTCTTCCTAAGAAGAGCATTGATACTGGAATGGGGCTGGAGCGACTGGTCTCTGTTCTGCAGAATAAGATGTCAAACTATGACACAGACCTCTTCGTTCCTTACTTTGAAGCTATCCAGAAG GGCACAGGAGCCAGGCCTTACACTGGCAAAGTTGGATCAGAAGACCAAGATGGCATTGACATGGCATATCGAGTCCTCGCTGACCACGCCCGCACCATCACTATTGCTCTGTCTGACGGTGGTCGACCTGACAACACTGGAAGGGG atacgTGTTGAGAAGGATCCTGCGACGTGCTGTTCGGTACGCTCATGAGAAGCTGGGTGCTCAGAAGGGCTTCTTCGCCTCTCTGGTGGATGTGGTGGTGCAGTCACTG GGACATGCTTTCCCTGAGCTGAAGAAAGACCCAGACACAGTGAAGGATGTCATTAATGAAGAGGAAATGCAGTTTCTTAAGACTCTCAGCAGAGGGCGACGCATCCTGGACAGGAAGATCCAAAACCTTGGAGACAGCAAGACTCTTCCAG GGGACACTGCCTGGCTGCTGTACGATACCTACGGCTTCCCTCTGGATCTGACTGTCCTCATTGCAGAGGAGAAAGGCATGGGAGTGGACCTAGCTGCGtttgaggaggagaagaaagctGCACAG CTGAAGTCCCAAGGCAAAGGTGCTGGAGATGAGGACCACATCATGCTGGACATCTATGCCATTGAGGAGCTGAGAAACAAAGGAGTCCCTGTCACCGACGACACACCGAAATACCGCTATACCTCTGATGACAAGGGCAACTACG cGTTTGAGCAGGCCGTTGGCACAGTGCTTGCTCTGAGGCGTGAGCGTGCATTCGTGGATGAGGTGAACACAGGGCAGGAGTGTGGTGTGCTGCTTGATCAGACATCTTTCTATGCTGAGCAGGGAGGTCAGACCTTCGATGAGGGATACATGCTGCGCGAGAACGACTCCACAGAGGAC AGGATGGAGTTCACGGTGAAGAACACTCAGGTGCGTGGAGGCTACGTGCTGCATGTCGGAACTGTGTATGGCATGCTGAAGGTTGGAGACCGTCTCACTCTACATGTCGATGAG GCTCGCCGCAGGCCCATCATGAGTAACCACACTTCCACCCACATCCTGAACTTTGCCTTGAGGTCTGTGCTTGGTGAAGCGGATCAGCGTGGTTCCCTTGTGGCACCGGACCGCCTGCGCTTTGACTTTACTGCCAAGGGAGCTATGAGCACAGAGGAGGTGCACCGCACTGAGGAAATCGCCACCGCCATGATAAAGGATGCCAAG CCAGTGTACGCCAAGGACGCCTCACTTGCAGCTGCCAAGGCCATCCAGGGCCTGCGTGCTGTCTTTGACGAGACATATCCAGACCCTGTGAGAGTTGTGTCCATCGGCATCCCTGTGGAGGATCTGCTGGCCGACCCCAACAGCACTGCAGGCTCTCTCACCTCCATTGAGTTCTGTGGTGGAAC GCACCTGCAGAACTCGAGTCATGCTGCCCAGTTTGTGATCGTGTCCGAGGAGGCCATCGCTAAGGGGATCAGGCGAATCGTGGCTGTGACTGGAGCAGAGGCTCAGAAG GCTCAGAGGAAAGCTGATGCTCTGCGTCAGGCCCTGTCTGCCATGGCTGAGAAAGTGAAAGGTCAGACTGCTCCCAATAAAGACATCCAGAAGGAAATAGCAGACCTGAGTGAG ACCTTAGGAACTGCAGTGATCTCCCAGTGGCAGAAAGACGAGATGAGGGAGGCTCTGAAGGGCTTGAAGAAGATCATGGATGACCTGGACCGTAGCAGCAAAGCTGACGTGCAGAAGAgg GTTCTTGAGAAGACGAAAGAGGTCATCGACGGCAACCCCAACCAGCCTCTTCTCGTCATGGAGATGGAGAGTGGAGCTAGTGCAAAG GCTCTGAATGAGTCCCTGAAGCTGCTGAAGACTCAGTCCCCTCAGACTGCTGCCATGCTTTTTGCTGTGGACAATGAAGCGGGCAAGATTATCTGCCTCTGCCAAGTGCCGCAG GAGGTTGCAAATCAGGGCTTAAAAGCAAACGAGTGGGTTCAGGAAGTATGCCCACTGCTAGATGGAAAAGGAGGCGGGAAAGACATGTCTGCTCAGGCCACAGGCAAAAACACGCAGAGCGTCCAGGAGGCCCTGAAGCTGGCCAGACAATTTGCCCAACTCAAACTGGGACAAAACTAG
- the tgm2l gene encoding protein-glutamine gamma-glutamyltransferase 2 isoform X1, whose translation MANHKAVFRGVDLQCKVNNRAHHTEEIGTERLVVRRGQPFSMLLHCTDSPPLPPNHQLTLVLNLGARGEVVVRVSGSRAAHGKWWFSQQAAQSEVLLRVHSPADAPVGQYSVTVLLLSSEGHILEQSSPHSFFLLFNPWCKADSVYLPDEELLQEYILNENGILYQGSWDQISTLPWNFGQFEKGVMNICFEVLDNSPAALKNSEMDITKRADPVYVSRTITAMVNANDDRGVIFGRWDGEYSDGVSPTRWTGSVPILRRWSEGGAQRVRYGQCWVFSAVACTVLRCLGIPTRCVTNYSSAHDTDGNINVDCLFNERLESVSEGRNDMIWNFHCWVESWMSREDLPKDYDGWQVLDPTPQERSDGVYCCGPCPVKAVREGEVGIKYDAPFVFSEVNADMVYWIIHPNGERTRVSVNSTTVGRNISTKSVYGDYREDITANYKYPEGSIMERKVYEKAGKQVVRKNGQHGKLELSIKHAQAIHGTDFDVIVEVHNVGGEDTPAQLTVTSNAVTYNSLHLGECQRKTAKLTVPAQKAHKEVLRLRYDHYGACVSEHHLIRVRALLQASSEQNAIMQEVNIPLKMPKLHIKMIGEAMVSRKLTALISFTNPLPITLTRGVFTVEGAGLTGAQEIQAPGNIGPGQDVVVKFSFKPTRAGLRKLLVDFDADRLRDVKGEATIIVQKKRYDNA comes from the exons ATGGCCAATCACAAAG CAGTATTTCGAGGTGTGGATCTGCAGTGCAAAGTGAATAACCGTGCTCACCACACAGAAGAAATCGGCACGGAGAGGCTGGTTGTGCGTCGAGGACAGCCCTTCTCTATGCTCCTGCATTGTACAGATTCCCCTCCACTGCCTCCAAACCACCAGCTCACTCTGGTCCTCAACCTGG GTGCACGGGGAGAGGTGGTTGTGAGGGTGTCAGGTTCGAGAGCAGCTCATGGTAAATGGTGGTTCAGTCAGCAGGCTGCTCAAAGTGAGGTGTTGCTGAGGGTCCACAGCCCTGCCGATGCCCCTGTGGGTCAGTACAGTGTTACTGTGCTCTTGCTCTCTTCTGAGGGACACATCCTAGAGCAGAGCTCCCCTCATTCCTTTTTCCTGCTCTTCAACCCCtggtgtaaag CTGACTCTGTGTATTTGCCTGATGAAGAGCTTCTACAAGAGTACATCCTAAATGAGAATGGCATCCTGTACCAGGGCTCATGGGACCAAATCTCGACTCTGCCCTGGAACTTTGGACAG TTTGAAAAAGGTGTGATGAACATCTGCTTTGAGGTACTGGATAACTCTCCTGCTGCCTTGAAAAACTCTGAGATGGATATCACTAAAAGAGCAGACCCTGTGTACGTTAGTAGGACAATTACTGCAATG GTAAATGCAAATGATGACCGTGGAGTGATATTTGGGCGCTGGGATGGTGAGTACAGCGATGGTGTGTCCCCTACACGCTGGACTGGCAGTGTTCCCATCCTGAGACGCTGGAGTGAGGGAGGAGCTCAGCGGGTGCGTTATGGCCAGTGTTGGGTTTTCTCCGCTGTAGCCTGCacag TTCTTCGCTGTTTGGGCATTCCAACTCGATGTGTCACAAATTACAGCTCAGCCCATGACACCGATGGTAACATCAATGTGGATTGCCTGTTTAATGAACGGCTGGAGAGTGTATCTGAGGGAAGGAATGACATGATCTG GAATTTCCATTGTTGGGTGGAGTCCTGGATGAGCAGAGAGGACCTCCCAAAAGATTATGATGGATGGCAAGTACTTGACCCAACCCCTCAGGAAAGGAGTGATG GTGTATACTGTTGTGGGCCATGTCCGGTGAAGGCAGTGAGAGAAGGTGAGGTGGGGATAAAATATGATGCACCGTTTGTGTTCTCCGAGGTGAACGCAGACATGGTCTACTGGATTATTCATCCAAATGGGGAAAGAACACGAGTGTCGGTGAACAGCACGACTGTAGGAAGAAATATCAGCACTAAAAGTGTGTATGGAGACTACAGGGAAGACATTACTGCTAACTACAAATACCCTGAAG GTTCCATAATGGAGCGAAAGGTCTACGAAAAGGCAGGGAAACAAGTGGTAAGGAAAAATGGACAGCATGGCAAGCTTGAGCTGTCTATCAAGCATGCCCAGGCCATTCATGGAACAGACTTTGATGTAATTGTGGAGGTGCATAATGTTGGAGGAGAAGACACACCTGCTCAGCTTACGGTCACGTCTAATGCTgtcacatacaacagtctccATCTGGGAGAGTGTCAGAGGAAGACTGCCAAACTCACAGTGCCAGCACAGAAAG CTCATAAAGAAGTGCTGAGGCTTCGGTATGATCATTATGGAGCATGTGTATCAGAGCATCACCTGATCAGAGTCAGAGCACTCCTCCAAGCTAGCAGCGAGCAAAATGCCATCATGCAAGAGGTCAACATCCCCTTAAAAATGCCCAAGCTCCACATAAAg ATGATTGGAGAAGCAATGGTATCACGTAAGCTGACAGCACTCATCTCCTTCACCAACCCACTGCCTATCACTCTGACAAGAGGGGTGTTTACAgtggagggggcggggctaacagGAGCACAGGAGATCCAGGCTCC TGGTAATATTGGACCTGGCCAGGATGTTGTAGTGAAATTCTCCTTTAAACCCACTCGAGCTGGCCTGAGGAAGCTGCTGGTTGACTTTGACGCAGATAGACTGAGAGATGTCAAGGGAGAAGCAACTATAATTGTTCAGAAGAAAAGATATGACAATGCTTGA
- the tgm2l gene encoding protein-glutamine gamma-glutamyltransferase 2 isoform X2 encodes MANHKVFRGVDLQCKVNNRAHHTEEIGTERLVVRRGQPFSMLLHCTDSPPLPPNHQLTLVLNLGARGEVVVRVSGSRAAHGKWWFSQQAAQSEVLLRVHSPADAPVGQYSVTVLLLSSEGHILEQSSPHSFFLLFNPWCKADSVYLPDEELLQEYILNENGILYQGSWDQISTLPWNFGQFEKGVMNICFEVLDNSPAALKNSEMDITKRADPVYVSRTITAMVNANDDRGVIFGRWDGEYSDGVSPTRWTGSVPILRRWSEGGAQRVRYGQCWVFSAVACTVLRCLGIPTRCVTNYSSAHDTDGNINVDCLFNERLESVSEGRNDMIWNFHCWVESWMSREDLPKDYDGWQVLDPTPQERSDGVYCCGPCPVKAVREGEVGIKYDAPFVFSEVNADMVYWIIHPNGERTRVSVNSTTVGRNISTKSVYGDYREDITANYKYPEGSIMERKVYEKAGKQVVRKNGQHGKLELSIKHAQAIHGTDFDVIVEVHNVGGEDTPAQLTVTSNAVTYNSLHLGECQRKTAKLTVPAQKAHKEVLRLRYDHYGACVSEHHLIRVRALLQASSEQNAIMQEVNIPLKMPKLHIKMIGEAMVSRKLTALISFTNPLPITLTRGVFTVEGAGLTGAQEIQAPGNIGPGQDVVVKFSFKPTRAGLRKLLVDFDADRLRDVKGEATIIVQKKRYDNA; translated from the exons ATGGCCAATCACAAAG TATTTCGAGGTGTGGATCTGCAGTGCAAAGTGAATAACCGTGCTCACCACACAGAAGAAATCGGCACGGAGAGGCTGGTTGTGCGTCGAGGACAGCCCTTCTCTATGCTCCTGCATTGTACAGATTCCCCTCCACTGCCTCCAAACCACCAGCTCACTCTGGTCCTCAACCTGG GTGCACGGGGAGAGGTGGTTGTGAGGGTGTCAGGTTCGAGAGCAGCTCATGGTAAATGGTGGTTCAGTCAGCAGGCTGCTCAAAGTGAGGTGTTGCTGAGGGTCCACAGCCCTGCCGATGCCCCTGTGGGTCAGTACAGTGTTACTGTGCTCTTGCTCTCTTCTGAGGGACACATCCTAGAGCAGAGCTCCCCTCATTCCTTTTTCCTGCTCTTCAACCCCtggtgtaaag CTGACTCTGTGTATTTGCCTGATGAAGAGCTTCTACAAGAGTACATCCTAAATGAGAATGGCATCCTGTACCAGGGCTCATGGGACCAAATCTCGACTCTGCCCTGGAACTTTGGACAG TTTGAAAAAGGTGTGATGAACATCTGCTTTGAGGTACTGGATAACTCTCCTGCTGCCTTGAAAAACTCTGAGATGGATATCACTAAAAGAGCAGACCCTGTGTACGTTAGTAGGACAATTACTGCAATG GTAAATGCAAATGATGACCGTGGAGTGATATTTGGGCGCTGGGATGGTGAGTACAGCGATGGTGTGTCCCCTACACGCTGGACTGGCAGTGTTCCCATCCTGAGACGCTGGAGTGAGGGAGGAGCTCAGCGGGTGCGTTATGGCCAGTGTTGGGTTTTCTCCGCTGTAGCCTGCacag TTCTTCGCTGTTTGGGCATTCCAACTCGATGTGTCACAAATTACAGCTCAGCCCATGACACCGATGGTAACATCAATGTGGATTGCCTGTTTAATGAACGGCTGGAGAGTGTATCTGAGGGAAGGAATGACATGATCTG GAATTTCCATTGTTGGGTGGAGTCCTGGATGAGCAGAGAGGACCTCCCAAAAGATTATGATGGATGGCAAGTACTTGACCCAACCCCTCAGGAAAGGAGTGATG GTGTATACTGTTGTGGGCCATGTCCGGTGAAGGCAGTGAGAGAAGGTGAGGTGGGGATAAAATATGATGCACCGTTTGTGTTCTCCGAGGTGAACGCAGACATGGTCTACTGGATTATTCATCCAAATGGGGAAAGAACACGAGTGTCGGTGAACAGCACGACTGTAGGAAGAAATATCAGCACTAAAAGTGTGTATGGAGACTACAGGGAAGACATTACTGCTAACTACAAATACCCTGAAG GTTCCATAATGGAGCGAAAGGTCTACGAAAAGGCAGGGAAACAAGTGGTAAGGAAAAATGGACAGCATGGCAAGCTTGAGCTGTCTATCAAGCATGCCCAGGCCATTCATGGAACAGACTTTGATGTAATTGTGGAGGTGCATAATGTTGGAGGAGAAGACACACCTGCTCAGCTTACGGTCACGTCTAATGCTgtcacatacaacagtctccATCTGGGAGAGTGTCAGAGGAAGACTGCCAAACTCACAGTGCCAGCACAGAAAG CTCATAAAGAAGTGCTGAGGCTTCGGTATGATCATTATGGAGCATGTGTATCAGAGCATCACCTGATCAGAGTCAGAGCACTCCTCCAAGCTAGCAGCGAGCAAAATGCCATCATGCAAGAGGTCAACATCCCCTTAAAAATGCCCAAGCTCCACATAAAg ATGATTGGAGAAGCAATGGTATCACGTAAGCTGACAGCACTCATCTCCTTCACCAACCCACTGCCTATCACTCTGACAAGAGGGGTGTTTACAgtggagggggcggggctaacagGAGCACAGGAGATCCAGGCTCC TGGTAATATTGGACCTGGCCAGGATGTTGTAGTGAAATTCTCCTTTAAACCCACTCGAGCTGGCCTGAGGAAGCTGCTGGTTGACTTTGACGCAGATAGACTGAGAGATGTCAAGGGAGAAGCAACTATAATTGTTCAGAAGAAAAGATATGACAATGCTTGA